CTCGGTATCGAGCACGAGGATGTTGACGTCGCGACCGCTGGCGACAACATGATCGAGTCCGCCAAAACCAATGTCGTAGGCCCAACCATCCCCACCGACTAGCCAGACACTCTTGCGAACTAATATGTCTGCCAGATCCAGCCAACGATTGAGGCGATCGCTCACGGATTCATCCACTTCATGGCTCAGCCAGTCTTGCACCTGCTGTTTGAGCTGCTGAATGCGATCGCGCTGCTCGAAAATGCCGGTCTCCTGCGACTGGTCGGCGTTGAGCGTTTGCTGCACCAGATCGGGTGTAAGGGGATTGCCCGCGATCGCCGCAAGGTTGCTTAACAACTGCTTCGCCATCGCTTCCTGCTGATCGAGCGCAACCCGAAAGCCCAAGCCAAACTCCGCGTTGTCTTCAAACAGCGAATTCGACCAAGCAGGGCCACGCCCTTCAGCGTTATGCGTCCAAGGCGTCGTCGGTAGATTGCCGCCGTAGATCGAGGAGCAACCCGTGGCATTGGCGACCAACATGCGATCGCCGAACAGCTGCGTCACCAGCTTCAGGTAGGGCGTTTCGCCACAACCGGCACAGGCTCCCGAGAACTCGAACAGGGGTTGTTGCAGCTGCTGCTGGCCGATTTTGTGCAGATTTAAGACACTGCGATCGACCTCGGGCAAGTTGAGGAAGAAGTCCCAGTTTTGCCGCTCTTGCGATCGCAACGGGGCTTGTGCGGCCATGTTCAGTGCTTTGCGTCGCGGTTGCTGGCGATCGCGGGCAGGACAAACCTCGACGCAGAGCTGGCAGCCGGTGCAATCTTCCGTCGAGACCTGAATCGTGAACTGGCGATCGCCCCAAACCGGATCGCGAGCGGGAACGTGCTTGAACGCCTCCGGTGCTGTCTCCAACGCTTCTGACCCGTAGACTTTGGCGCGAATGACGCTGTGGGGGCAGACGACTAAGCATTTACCGCATTGCACACAGAGATCGGGCTCCCAAACCGGCACCGTGTCGCTGATGTTGCGCTTTTCGTAGCAACTGGTGCCGCTGGGATAGGTGCCATCGACGGGCAGCGCACTGACTGGGATTTGATCGCCTTTGCGAGCCAGCATTGAACCCAGTACATCGCGGACAAAAGGTGGAGCTGATGCGATCGCCGGTGCTTCCGGCACACCCGCCGCAACGGGAACGCCAACCGGCAAAGGTTTGAGGGCGGCCAAGGTCGGCTCAATGATCGCCAAGTTGGCATCAACGACTGCCTGACCTTTCTTTCCGTAGGTTTTCTGGACCGCCAGCCGGTAGGCCGCGATCGCGGCTTCCTGGGGCAAGACGCCCGACAGCGCAAAGAAAGCAACCTGCATCACCGTGTTGATGTGGCGACCTAGCCCTTGCTCCGCTGCTAGTGCATCGGCGTTGATCACCCAAGGCTGGAGTTGCTTATCGAGAATGCCCTGCTGCACTTTTTCGGGCAGTTGCTGCCACGTCTCCTCAGGGCTGTAGGGGCTGTTGATCAGCAGCGTGGCCTTAGGCGCAGCGCTATCGATCAGGTCGAAGCTGTGCAGAAATTGCCACTGGTGGCAGGCGACAAAGTTGGCCTGACTGATCAGGTAGGGTGCGGCGATCGGGCGGGGGCCAAAGCGCAAGTGGGAAACCGTGACCGAACCTGATTTTTTCGAGTCGTAGACGAAGTAGCCCTGCGCCCAGTTATCGGTGTCTTCGCCGATGATTTTGATCGAGTTTTTGTTGGCACCAACCGTGCCATCCGAGCCAAGGCCGTAGAAGATCGCCCGCACCGTGTCGTCGGCTTCGATCGACCAATCGGCATCCCACGGCAGTGACAGATGCGTCAGGTCATCCTCAATCCCGATCGTGAAGGGATGCTGCAGGCGTGGTTGAGCAAGGTGATCAAAGATCGCTTTAACCATCGCTGGCATGAATTCCTTGGAGGAAAGGCCGTAGCGCCCGCCAATGATGCGCGGCGGTTGCTCCAGCCGCGACAGGGATTCGACCACATCCAGATAAAGCGGTTCGCCGC
The sequence above is a segment of the Synechococcus elongatus PCC 11801 genome. Coding sequences within it:
- the nifJ gene encoding pyruvate:ferredoxin (flavodoxin) oxidoreductase → MASSPVYATLDGNEAVARVAYRLSEVIAIYPITPASPMGEWADAWAAAHRPNLWGDVPSIIEMQSEAGAAGAVHGALQVGSLTTTFTASQGLLLMIPNLYKIAGELTPMALHIAARSLAAQGLSIFGDHSDVMAVRGTGCALLCSASVQEAQDFAAIALRASLQSRIPFLHFFDGFRTSHEIQKIALLPDEALQQYIPAEAIREHRRRALSPDHPVIRGTAQNPDVYFQARETVNRYYNAAPALVQTAMDEFAQLTGRAYKLVDYVGAPDAERAIVVMGSGAEVAEQTALALQAQGEKVGVLKLRLYRPFPAAELRQALPATVKAIAVLDRCKEPGASGEPLYLDVVESLSRLEQPPRIIGGRYGLSSKEFMPAMVKAIFDHLAQPRLQHPFTIGIEDDLTHLSLPWDADWSIEADDTVRAIFYGLGSDGTVGANKNSIKIIGEDTDNWAQGYFVYDSKKSGSVTVSHLRFGPRPIAAPYLISQANFVACHQWQFLHSFDLIDSAAPKATLLINSPYSPEETWQQLPEKVQQGILDKQLQPWVINADALAAEQGLGRHINTVMQVAFFALSGVLPQEAAIAAYRLAVQKTYGKKGQAVVDANLAIIEPTLAALKPLPVGVPVAAGVPEAPAIASAPPFVRDVLGSMLARKGDQIPVSALPVDGTYPSGTSCYEKRNISDTVPVWEPDLCVQCGKCLVVCPHSVIRAKVYGSEALETAPEAFKHVPARDPVWGDRQFTIQVSTEDCTGCQLCVEVCPARDRQQPRRKALNMAAQAPLRSQERQNWDFFLNLPEVDRSVLNLHKIGQQQLQQPLFEFSGACAGCGETPYLKLVTQLFGDRMLVANATGCSSIYGGNLPTTPWTHNAEGRGPAWSNSLFEDNAEFGLGFRVALDQQEAMAKQLLSNLAAIAGNPLTPDLVQQTLNADQSQETGIFEQRDRIQQLKQQVQDWLSHEVDESVSDRLNRWLDLADILVRKSVWLVGGDGWAYDIGFGGLDHVVASGRDVNILVLDTEVYSNTGGQMSKATPRAAVAKFAAGGKPSAKKDLGLIAMTYGSAYVASVALGARDEHTIRTFIEAESYPGPSLIIAYAHCIAHGIDMTKGLEAQKRAVDSGRWLLYRYDPRRRDRGENPLQLDSRSPHLPLAQALYAENRFQMLRLSQPEAAQQLLDQAQADVDQRWQFYQALAKPTPSSTPAAGGPQ